CACCGGGCACCCACCATGAGCTGCGCCTCCCGAGATCAAAAACGGCTGCGGTGTCTTTTTCGATTGCAACGAAGTAACCGCGGCCTGCGCACCGGGAGGTGCGTGCTGTTGTGATCTCAGAGTAGGAGGCGCAGCTCTGGAAGGGCCAACCAATTAAACGGGTGCGGGAGTTCAGCCGCGCTTCTGCCGCTTCCAGGGACCGGTGATCGCCAGCATGATCCCCGGCGTCTGGATGTTCGCGTACAGGGTCTTGCCGTCGGGTGAGAAGGTCACGCCGGTGAACTCGCTGTACTCCGGCTTCTCTTGGGTGCCGATGTTGAGTTCGTTGCGGGCGATCGGGTATGTGCGGCCCGAGTCGGTCGCGCCGAACAGGTGCTGGACGCCCTCGCCGTCCTCGGCGATGACGAGGCCGCCGTAGGGAGAGACCGTGATGTTGTCGGGGCCGTCGAACGCGCCGTCCACGGACGGGTCGGGGTTGACGCCGATCAGGACCTTGAGGGTGAGGGTGCGGCGCTTGGGGTCGTAGAACCAGACGGCGCCGTCGTGCTGGACGGGGCTCTCCGTGCGGGCGAACGAGGAGACGATGTACGTGCCGCCGTCACCCCACCACATGCCCTCCAGCTTGCGGGCGCGGGTGACCTCGCCGGCGGCGAACTGCTTGCGGACGGAGGTCGTCTTGGCGTCGCGGTCGGGAACGTCGACCCAGTCGACGCCGTACACCGTGCCGATCTTCGTGGCGCGGGAGAGGTCGTCGATGAACTTGCCGCCGGAGTCGAAGCACTTGAAGGCCTGGAGGACGCCCGCGTCGTCGGCGAGGGTGCGGAGCTTGCCGCGGCCGTGGTGGAAGTGCTCGGGCGGGGTCCAGCGGTAGAGGAGGCCGTTCGGGTTCGAGGCGTCCTCGGTGAGGTAGAGGTGGCCGCGCTTGGGGTCGACCACCACGGCCTCGTGGGCGTAGCGGCCAAGTGCCTTGATCGGCTTGGGGCTTCGGTTGGCCCGGCGGTCGACCGGGTCGACCTCGAAGACGTAACCGTGGTCCTTGGTGAAGCCGTTGGTGCCGGCCTTGTCCTCGGTCTCCTCGCAGGTGAGCCAGGTGTCCCAAGGGGTGTTGCCGCCCGCGCAGTTGGTGGCGGTGCCGGCGATGCCGACCCACTCGGCGACGTGGTCGCGGCGGACCTCGACGACCGTGCAGCCGCCGGCCGCGGCGGGGTCGTAGACGAGGCCCTCGGTGAGCGGGACCGGGTGGGGCCACTGGGCGCGGGGGCCGGCCAGCTCGTGGTTGTTGACGAGGAGGGTGGCGCCGCGCGGGCCGTCGAAGGTGGACGTGCCGTCGTGGTTCGAGGGGGTGAACTCGCCCGATTCCAGCTTGGTCCTGCCGCTGTACGTGATGACGCGGTATTTGAAGCCGGCGGGCAGGGCGAGGAGGCCGTCCGGGTCGGCGACCAGCGGGCCGTAGCCGACGCCGGTGTGCCCGTGTCCGTGGTCGTGTCCGTAGTCCGCCGCCGACTCGGTGTCGGAGTCGGTGGCGGCGAGGGCGTTGGGCGCGGTGGCGAGGGCGCCGACGCTGCCCGCCAGCGCGACCCCGGCACCGGTCATCGCGGACTTGGCGGTGAAATCCCTGCGGGTGAGCGACATGCGTGTCTCCTGTGACGGTGGGTGTGCCGTGGAGGGTGGCGGACCTCGGTCGGCGCCACGCTTCCGCCCATGTCTGAACACGAGTTGAACACCGGACGACTTCGCCGGGCCCTCTTCCATGAATCCGTAAGAGATCACCCACGAAGCCGTATGCGCTCACCCATGGAACTCAAAAGTCCCGCCGGGTGGATCGGGTCAACTCCCTTGCTGGGAACGCGCCTTGAAGGCCGCCTTCCTGGCTTCCTTCGCGATCCGCTTGTCCGGGTGCAGCCGGCCCATCGCCTCCAGGACGTCCGCGGTCGCCGGGTGGTCGACCCGCCAGGCCGCCGCGAAGAATCCGTTGTGCTGCTGGGCCAGGCCCTCGACCAGGGCCTGCAGCTCCTCGGAGTTGCCCTCCGCGGCGAGCTGCGCGGCGACCGTGTCGACGGTCAGCCAGAACACCAGGTCCTCGGAGGGCGCGGGGACGTCGCTCGCGCCGCGTTCGCTGAGCCAGACCCGGGCGAGGCCGCCCAGTTCGGGGTCGTCCAGCACCGCGCGCAGTGCGGGCTCGGCCTCCGCGCCGACGAGCGAGAGCGCCTGCTGGCAGAGCAGCCGGCGCAGGGGCGCACCGGCGTCCCCGCCGCGGGCGGCCGACAGCAACTCCCGTGCCGCGTCGAGGGGTTCACGCCCGGCCAGCCACTGCTCGATCTCGGCCTGCGCCGCCCGCTGCGGGAACCCGGACGTCCCGTCCAGCAGCGCGTCCGCGCCCTTGTCCGCGAGATCTCCTACGGCGGGGGCGGCGAAGCCTGCTTCGAGGAGGCGGGCGCGCAGGCCGTAGAGGCCGAGGGGGGTGAGGCGCACCATGCCGTAGCGGGTGACGTCGGTCTCGTCGACGGACGCGGAGGGGCCGTCCGCCGGCTCGTCGGGGTCGGCCATCAGGGCCTCGTCGACGGGCTGGTACTCGACGATGCCGACCGGTTCGAGGAGCCGGAACTGGTCGTCGAGGCGCATCATCGCGTCGGAGACCTGCTCCAGGACGTCGTTGGTGGGCTCGCCCATGTCGCTGGGCACGATCATCGAGGCGGCCAGCGCGGGCAGCGGGACGGGGTTGTCGCCGGGTCCCTCCTCGTTGACGGTCAGCAGGTACAGATTTCCGAGGACGCCGTCGAGGAACTCGGCCTCCGCCTCGGGGTCCCAGTCGAGTGACGAGAAATCGACCTCGCCGCCGTCGTCCATGGCGTCGACAAGACCGTCCAGATCGGGCACGCTCGCGTCCGCGAGGAGGGTGTCGAGGGCGCCGAGCCACACCGTGAGCACGTCGCCGGGCGAGCCGGAGGTGAGCAGCGCGAGCTCCTCGCCCGCCGTCACGGTGCCCTCCTCCTCGTCGACGACCTCGACGAGCCCGGTGTCCACGGCGACCCGCCAGGCCTCGCTGGCGTCGGCCGCGGCGTCGTCGCCGGTGAGTCCGAGGAGCTCGGCCGCGGCGGGCAGCTGCTCGTCGACGAGGCTGCCACCGGCGTCGATCCGGGTGTCGGGGCCGGCCCAGCGGGCGAGCCGTGCGGCCCGGGCGAGCAGGGGGGTGGACAGCGCGTCGCGCGCCAGCTCCGCTTCGGAGTGCAGCCGCACCGGCGGCAAGGGGGAGCTGTCTGACATCGGTGGGTTCTCCTAGGGCGCCTCGAAGGCCGTACGACGGCCGTACACGACACACGACTCAGCCGCTCAGCCTAGACGGATTTCGACCCATGCCGCCCGGTTCATGTTCCGGCCACGAGGAGTACATGGCTGAAACCTTGACAACTGGGCGGCCCCGCAATGAGATTGACGCGCGTAGAAATGTCATGGACACCCGGTCCAGGTAATGTCTACGCGCGTCGCCACCGCCCCACCGGTTCGCGGCTCCCACCGCCGTATCACCTGTTGTCACCTGTTCCATCACCCTCGTCCCGGCACTCATGCATGTCCCCGGAGGGATCCCGTTGCCGAGCAAGTCCTCCGCGCGCCTTGCCGCGCTGACCGTCGCCGCCGTCTGCTCCATGGCGTCCACGGTCGTTCTCACCTCGCCCGCCCACGCCGACGGCGTGCGCATCCATGACATCCAGGGCACGACCCGGGTGTCCCCGTACGCCGGCCAGAAGGTCGCGGACGTACCGGGCATCGTCACGGGCGTCCGTACGTACGGCTCGTCCAAGGGGTTCTGGTTCCAGGACGCGACCCCGGACGACAACCCGGCCACGAGCGAGGGCGTCTTCGTCTTCACCAGCTCCACGCCGAAGGTCGCCGTCGGCGACTCGGTCACCGTCTCCGGCACGGTCTCCGAGTACGTCCCGGGCGGTGCCTCCACGGGCAACCAGTCGCTGACCGAGATCACCAAGCCGACGGTCACCGTCGTCTCCAGCGGCAACGCCGTACCGGCCGCCACGGTGATCAGCGACCGCTCCGTGCCGAGCCGGTACACCCCGGCCGGCGACACCGCCGCGAGCAACTCGGTCAACGCGCTGACGCTGCAGCCGAAGAAGTACGCCCTGGACTACTACGAGTCCCTTGAGGGCATGAACGTCCAGGTCTCGAACGCCCGCGTGGTCACCGCGACCGACCCGTACGCGGAGCTGTGGGTCACGGTGAAGCCGCACGAGAACGCCACCAAGCGCGGCGGCACGGTCTACGGCTCCTACGACTCGCAGAACGGCGGCCGCCTCCAGATCCAGTCCCTGGGCGCGACGGCGGACTTCCCGGTCGTCAACGTCGGCGACAAGCTGACCGGCACCACGGACGGCCCGCTGGACTTCAACCAGTACGGCGGCTACACCCTCGTCGCGAACGAGATCGGCGCCGTGAAGAGCGCCGGCCTCAAGCGCGAGACGACGAAGAAGCAGTCGAAGAGCCAGCTCGCGGTGGCGACGTACAACGTCGAGAACCTCGACCCGTCGGACGGCACCTTCGCCGCGCACGCCTCGGCGATCGTGAACAACCTGCAGTCCCCCGACATCGTGTCCCTGGAGGAGATCCAGGACAACAACGGTGCGACGGACGACGGCACGGTCGACGCTAGCGTCACGGTCAACAAGCTGATCGACGCGATCGTCGCGGCGGGCGGCCCGAAGTACGACTGGCGCTCGATCAACCCGGTCAACGACCAGGACGGCGGCGAGCCCGGCGGCAACATCCGCCAGGTGTTCCTGTTCAACCCGGAGCGGGTCTCCTTCACCGACCGCGCGGGCGGCGACTCGACGACGGCCGTCGGTGTCACCAAGGTGCACGGCAAGGCGCAACTCACCGCGTCCCCGGGCCGAATCGACCCCGCCAACGCGGCCTGGAGCGCGAGCCGCAAGCCGCTCGCGGGCGAGTTCGTCTTCAAGGGCAAGACGGTCTTCGTGATCGCCAACCACCTGATCTCCAAGGGCGGCGACCAGCCCCTGACCGCGCAGTACCAGCCGGTCACCCGCAGCTCGGAGACCCAGCGCCACGCGCAGGCGACGGCCGTCAACGCCTTCGTCAAGGAGATCCTCGCCGCGCAGAAGGACGCGGACGTCATCGCGCTCGGCGACATGAACGACTTCGAGTTCTCCGACACCGCGAAGATCCTCGAAGGCAAGGGCGAGCTGTACTCGGCGATCAAGTCCCTGCCGAAGAACGAGCGTTACACGTACGACTACCAGGGCAACGAGCAGGTCCTGGACCAGATCCTGATCAGCCCGTCGGTCCGCAAGGACTGCTTCGAGTACGACAGCGTCCACATCAACTCGGAGTTCAACGACCAGATCAGCGACCACGACCCGCAGGTGCTGCGCTTCCAGCCGTAGCACCTGCGGGGAGCCACGGGGGGCTCACGGGGGGGTGGACGGGGTCTCGCCGACTTGCACCAGGTCAGGCGAAGACCCCGTCCAGCCAGTTCTGCCAGGCGAGTTCGTTCGCCTTGGCGTCGGCGCCCGGCGCGAAGTCGTGGACGCTGACGCCGACCGGGGCGCCCCACTGGTTGCGCCCGAAGAAGCGGATCAGCGCGCTGTCGGTGCGCAGTCCGATGAAGTACGGGTCGCGGAAGTCCAGTACGGCGTCCAGGAGTTGGCCCTCGGGCCCGCGCGCCCGCACCCTCGCCCCCTCGGCGGTGTCGTCCGCGAGGCCGAGCGCCCGGGCGGCAACTTCCAGCGCGTCGGGGGCGATTGAGGCATCGGGTCCGTTGAGCGTGGCGAAGGCGACGGCCCGGCCCGCGAAGTGGGTGACGTACTCCCGCAGGGTGTGCAGGTAGAACGCGTTGTGCTTGCTCGCGCCGTCGTACTGGTTGTCCCAGTCGTCGGTGAAGATGCCGCTGTGCACGTACCGCACCCAGGCGCGCCGGCCGCCGTCGCGGGGCTCGATGGTCTCGTCGATCTGGTTGAGGCTCTGGGTCGGGAAACCGACGTCCTCGGTGCGGGCGGTGAGCCGGTGCGGCGGGTCGAAGTTCGTGAGGGTGGACCCGAAGGGCCCGACGCGGTTCTCGCCGTCGTACTCCATCGGCCACAGCCAGCCGCCGGTGCCGTCGGTGACGGCCGCCCACACCTCCTCCGGAGTGGCGTCGACCTCAAACTCGTAGACGATCTCGAATTCCTTGGACATGGCTTACTCCTGAGTCCTACTGGTCCAACTCCGGTACGGGGTGCGGCTGTTCCTTCACCGTGGGGTGGACGGCGACGACGATCCGGTGGTCGCGGCCCTCCTCGGCCTCCCCCGCGTCATATTTGCGGATGAGGGCGCTCACCCCGGCGGTCAACTCCTGGATGAACGCGGCCCGGTCGGCGGCGGACGCGAAGCGCACCTCGCCGTCCAGCGCGTAGGTCGCGAGCCGCTTGTGCGCCTTGGTCGCGCCGGTGATCAGCGAACCGACGTCCCGCACCAGGCGGGCGCCGAGCGCCAGCAGCCAGCGCGCGGAGAGCTGGTCGCGGAACCGGTCCGGGTCCGGCTGCACGGCGGCGAGCGCGAGCGGCGAGATGACGTACGACGCGGCGGTCGCCCGCATCACCCGCTCGGTGACATTGCCCTTGCGCCGCTCGCCGTCCAGCTCGACCAGGCCGTGCCGCTCCAGCGCCTTGAGGTGGTAGTTCACCTTCTGCCGGGGCAGTCCGACCTTGCCGGCCAGCATGGTGGCCGACGCGGGTCCGGCCGCCAGTTCGGCGAGCAGCCGGGCCCTTATGGGGTCCAGCGAGACGGCTGCGGCCTCGGGGTCCTCGATCACGGTGACGTCCAGCATGCGTCCACCGTCTCACCGAACACTTTTTTTGTCCAGGCGGGTGGGATTGTCGGCGACGACCGGGACGCCTGGGCGCCGGGGACGAGTCAGCCGGGTACGAGGCCGAGCGCGTGGTCGTAGCGGCTGACCGTGGTGCTCTTCAGGCCCGGCCAGGTCTGGACGCGTTGCCAGGGTGCGGTGGCGGAGCCGATGCCGTCGCCGGGGGCAGCGAGGGCGTCCAGGTGGGACTGGGCGCTGTCCCACTCGGCGTAGTTGAGGACGCGGGTGCCGTCGGTGGAGGGGTGGAAGTGGGCGGAGATGCCGCCGGGGTGGGGTGCGGGTTCGTTCGCCAGAGCCTCGAACACGGCGTCCACCCAGGCGTGTTGGCGGTCGGGATCGGGGCCCTCGAACTCGATGTCCACGATCACGACGCAACCGGGGATACGGCCGCCCCGGTCGGCCGGTCCGCCGCTGCGGTAGTGGCGGTAGCGGCCGAGGCCGAGGCGCTCGATGCGCGGTACGGCGGTGTCGATCTCGTCGACGCGCTCCTGGCGGTGGGTCTTGACGAAGGTCTCGTACGCCGGCTCGCTCGTCCACTGTGAGTAGTGCAGCAGGGTGGAGGCGTCGTGGCCGGTGTAGACGTGGTAGCCGAGGAGGTCGTCGGCGGGCCAGGGACGACGCTCCCAGGCAGCCGCGATCGCCTCGACGGACTGCCGTTGGCGCAGCGGGGTTCCTACCCGCCAGGTGCTGAAGAAGGGGGCGCCGACGCGGGGGTCCGCGAGGTCGGGGTGGGAGTCGGTCCGGCGGGTGGCGGTCATGCGGGCCTCCGGTGATCGGTACGGGTGTGTGTACCGACCAGCCTTCAACCTCGACCGAACTTGAGGTCAAGGCCCGCCCTACTTCTGCGCCCCACCCTCCTCCAACTGCGCCAACCGGCTCTGGAACCAGTCGAGCCGGGCCTGCAACAGGGCCGCCTCCGCCACGAGTTCGGGCACGCCGAGCCCTTCGGGAAGTCCGGGGTCGACGGTCTCCACGAGGTCACCGCCCGCCACCACCCGCAGCCCGTCCCCAGCCAGCCGGGCGAACCCGGCGAGCGAGACGGACGTACGACCGCGGACGCAGCCCGCGCAGGCGGCGGCCAGGGCGCGCCAACCGGGCCTGCCCCAACCGGCGTCGGCGAGCGCGACGGCCCGGGCACCGCAGGCGCAGGGGCCCACGGTGGCGGTGCGGACGCGCTGGCGGGCGTAGCGGAAGCCGAGTTCGAAGCGGATGTAGGTGCCGAGCACGGTGATGTCGAGGAGGACCGCCGCGCGGTGCTCGGCGGTGCACAACAGGGCCTCCGCGGCTGCCCGTTCGTGCACACAGTGGAAGCCGCAGTCGCAGAGCCGCGCGGGCGAACGGTGCCGTCGGCCGTAGACGCAGGACGCGTCGGCCAGGACTCCGTACGGCAGCGCGCCGCCCAGCGACACACCGGTGAACCCGGCCCGGGTGCCGTCCTGGGACAGCACCGGGTGGGCGATCTTGAATCCGGTCGGCGGCTCCGTCGGACGTTCCTCGGGGAGCCGCAGCCTCATCGGGCGACCGGAACCTCTTCGGGTGCCTTCTCCTCGGCGAACTCCGCGGCCGTCTCGGGGAGTTCGAGTTCTTCCTCGTGGATCTGCGGCCGCTCCTCGGCGACTCCGGTGGCCAGTGCCTTGCCGAGCTTCATGACGCCTCCCGTGACCAGGGGTGGATCAACTTCCCACGTCGGTGACCTTCCTGGCCATGGTGACCCATGAGGGGGCCAATTGGACATAGGGCCTTGGGCCTTGGGCCTCAGTACGGGCCGCCCCGGAAGTACAGGCTCCTGTACGGCCGAGGGCTGTCGCCGTGTTCGTGGGCGGCGTCGGAGCGGTCGGCGGGGGCCGAGCGCCCGGCCAGGCCGCGCAGGGTCTCCAGGCCGGCCAGGATCTCGGCGCGGTGCTCGGAGGTCTTCATCCAGGCAGGCAGCCGCGCGATCATCGCCCTGGTCGGCGACAGCCCGCCCCGCTCGCGCAACCGCGCGCCCACGTAAGCCGCGAGGGCGTCGACGTGCGCCTCGTCGTAGGCCCACAGGATGTGACCGACGCACCGGGTCTGCAGCCAGAGGGGCCGACGGAAGAAGGGGTCCTCGGTGCCGCCCGGTGCCACGCCGACCAGCGCGTTGTCCCGCATCGCGGCCACCCACTCGGCGACGGCCCCGCACCCGCCGCACGCCAACCGGCGTGGCTGGTACAGCAGTTCCGTGGCATACCTGGGCGCGGGCAGACCGGGTCGCGGGACCACGACCGCGCGGCCGCCGCAGCGGGGGCAGACCACCAGCACACGGCCGGTGAAACGCGCCAGCTGGACGTTGTCGTCGCGGTGGCGCGGGGAGTCTCCGGCGCGCCCCTTCAAGCCACTCCGCCGTGCGGAATCCCCGGTGTCGCCGCTCCCTCTCACGCCGTCCCCGACTCCTTCGCCACCGCGTCCCTGACCTCCGCCTCGTACGGTACTTCGCCCAGGTCGATCCGCTCGATGTCGCCCACCATTGCGCAGCATCCCTTACCGATACCAAGTAGAAGAATTAAGTGGAGCTTCACTGTCGCTCTGCCGAGACTACTCCCATGACGAACGCCGCGACCTCCGTCCCGCCCCCTTTCGGTCGCGCCCTGTGCGCGATGGTCACCCCCTTCACCGAGGCCGGGGAACTCGACCTCCCCGGTGCCCAACTCCTCGCCGAGCGGCTGGTGTCACAGGGGTGTGACGGGCTCGTGCTGTCCGGGACGACCGGGGAGTCGCCGACCACGACGGACGGGGAGAAGGCGGCGCTCATCACGGCCGTCCGCGAGGCCGTGGGTGACCGGGTCCCCCTCGTCTCGGGCATCGGCACCTTCGACACCCGGCACACCGTGGAACTCGCCCTCCAGGCCGAAAAGGCGGGCGCGGACGGGGTGTTGGTGGTCTCGCCGTACTACAGCAGGCCCCCGCAGGACGCCCTGGAGGCGCACTTCCGCGAGGTCGCCGACGCCTCGGGGCTGCCTCTCGTGCTCTACGACATCCCGGGCCGCACCGGCACCCGTATCGAACCGGAGACGATGATCCGGCTCGCCGAGCACCCCCGGATCGTCGCGGTCAAGGACTGCTCCTACGACTTCCTCGGCGCCCAAAAGGTGCTGGACCGGACCGAGTTGGCGTACTACGCGGGGTGCGACGAGCACATCCTCGCGCTGTACGCGGTGGGCGGGGCCGGCTATGTGAGTACCGTCGCGAACGTCGTCCCGGCCCAACTCCGGGCGATCCTGGACGCGTTCGAGGCGGGCGACACCCCCGTGTCCGCCCGCCTCCAACAACGTGCCACGCCGCTCATCGAGTTGATGATGGCGGCGGGACTGCCCGGCACGGTGACGGTCAAGGCGCTGCTCAACTCGCTCGGCCTGCCCGGGGGTCCGGTCCGGGCCCCGCTGCGGCCCGCCGGCCGGGATGCGGCCGACGGACTGCGGGCGGCGTACGAGGAATTCGTCGCCGTATGACGGGACCGGGGCCAAGTCGGCCCCATTCCCTCAGCGTTGGGCGAAGACCGGCTTCCACCGTCCGGCGCTGACGTCCGTGCTGCCCCCCAGGAAGCCGCTCAGCGGTACTTCCTTGTCGCTGCCGAGGGTGACCAGCACGAGCCGCGCGTGGAACTCGCTCTTCCCCGCCCCCGAATCCCCCTTCCCGATGTCCCAGGCGATGAGCGACTTGTCGTCGGCCCAGGCGAGCAGTTGCTGCCCCCGGACCTCGCTCTGCTCACCGGTGGCGGAGTCGGTGACGTACGACGAGGTGCTCCACATGTGCCCCGCGAAGTCTCCGGCGACGTGCTTGCCGTCCGGGGACAGCCCCGCGTCGACGAACCAGACCAGGTACTTGCTGCCGTCCTGCGGTGCGGGGACCTCGGCGCCCGTGAAGTCGTAGAACAGCTTGTTCACCTCGTCGGAGGGGAGGCCGGCCCAGACGTACCTGCCGTCGCGGGTGAGGGCGAAGTCCTGGCGGTAGTTGACGAGGGTGGTCAGGCCGTCCGCCCGCTGGCCGCCGACCGTGACCCCGGCCCAGGAGCCCTTGCCGGAGGCCACGTCGAGGACGTAGAAACCGGTGCGGCTCGACGGTACGTCGGGCTCCCCGACGTTGGGGTCCGCCGGATGGAACTCCGCGTCGGGGTTGTGGGTGTAGGTCGTCGCGACCAGCTTTTGGCCGTCGTCCGAGAACGACAGGCCGCCGACCTTGTGACTGACCTGGATCCACCGCTTCACCTCGCCGGTGGCCAGGTCGAGGAGGCCGATCCGGGAGGCGGGCAGGGTCCGTTCCAGGACGGCGGCGGTCTTCATGCCCGGGGCGACGGTGACGACCGACCACTTGGGGGCCTTCACATAGGTGCCGGTCTTCCGGTCGAACAGCCAGTAGGTGCGCTCGGAGACGGACTCCCTGGCCGACACCGTGACCTTGGTCGGGATGTAATAGGCGGCAAGTGCCGTCCTCCCGGCGGCGATCAGCTCGCTCGGCGGCGACTGGCCCGGGTGGGCGCTCGTGTTCCCGCGGTCCACGACACCCGACGGACGGACGTCGCTCTTCCCCGAGTAGAGCCGCGGCACGCCCACCGCCACGGCGACCACGGCGACCGTCGCGACGACGGCGGCCACGAGCTGTCGGGTACGGCGGCGGCGCCGTACGGCGAGCACCCAGTCGGCGAACCCCGGTCCCGCCGGGGGCTGTTCGGCGGCCTGTTCGCGCAACGCGTCGCGCAGGAGATCGTCGACGTTCACGGGCGCACCTCCACGGGCGAGTGGTCACGGGAGGACCCGAGCTCGGCGTCGGCCGGGCCCAGGGCGGCCAACTCCGGAGCGAGGACGCGCAGTCGGGCCAGGGAACGGTGGGTGGTGGACCGCACCGTGCCGACGGAACAGCCCAGCAGCCGGGCGACGTCGGCCTCCGGCAGGTCCTCGAAGTAGCGCAGCACGAGGACGGTGCGCTGGCGGGCGGTGAGCCGGGACAGTGCCTCGCGCATCACGACGCGCAGCTCGGCGGCGGACGAGGCGTCCGTGTCCGCACCGGTCTCCGGCGGTTCGGCGACGGTCAGTTCGCGTCTTCGCCACTTCAGCCGCCACCGGCTGACCTGCTGCCGGTAGAGGATCTGCCGTACGTACGCCTCGGGTTCGTCGATCCGCTCCCAGCGCCCGGCCGCCTTGGCCAGCGCGGTCTGCAGCAGATCCTCACCGGCGTACCGGTCTCCCCCGCTGAGCAGCACGGCGGTCCTCAGCAGAGCCGACGACCTGTTGTCCACGAAGTCCCGGAAACCTTCCAGCCCTTCGGCATCCATCGTCACCTTCACTCACTTCCCCGACGGCACACGATGCCCCGCCCCCTGTGTCTCCTGTGACGCGTGCGGACATCCCCCGCTATGCCTGCCGCCGCGAGAAAATTTCATCCGCCTCGCCCAGCCACTCCCCTACGGTGACCACATGAGCCGCCGCCCCCTGCTGTTCCTCGACGTCGACGGCCCCCTCAACCCGTACGCCGCCCAGCCGGAACGCCGCCCCGAGGGCTACACGACCATCCGGGTCACCGTGCCCGACCGCCCACCACCCCGGCCCCGCCCTGCTGCACCACGTGAACCCCCGACTCGGCCTGCGCGAGGGGGACTTCACGGCGCTTGCGGAGTTCGCGGCGGCCGTGCGGGCATGAGGCCCACATGGGAGAGCGCCCTCCCGGTGATTGGGAAGGCGCTCAACCCGCATACCCGAACCGCTAGTTGTGGCTGTGCAGGATCTCGTTCAGGCCGCCCCAGACCGCGTTGTTCGGGCGGGCCTCGACCGTGCCGGTGACCGAGTTGCGGCGGAAGAGGATGTTGGAGGCGCCGGAGAGTTCGCGGGCCTTGACGATCTGGCCGTCGGGCATCGTGACGCGGGTGCCGGCCGTGACGTAGAGGCCGGCCTCTACGACGCACTCGTCGCCGAGCGCGATCCCGACGCCCGCCTCGGCGCCGACCAGGCAGCGCTCGCCGATGGTGATGCGGACGTTGCCGCCGCCGGACAGCGTGCCCATCGTGGA
The nucleotide sequence above comes from Streptomyces sp. N50. Encoded proteins:
- a CDS encoding alkaline phosphatase PhoX translates to MSLTRRDFTAKSAMTGAGVALAGSVGALATAPNALAATDSDTESAADYGHDHGHGHTGVGYGPLVADPDGLLALPAGFKYRVITYSGRTKLESGEFTPSNHDGTSTFDGPRGATLLVNNHELAGPRAQWPHPVPLTEGLVYDPAAAGGCTVVEVRRDHVAEWVGIAGTATNCAGGNTPWDTWLTCEETEDKAGTNGFTKDHGYVFEVDPVDRRANRSPKPIKALGRYAHEAVVVDPKRGHLYLTEDASNPNGLLYRWTPPEHFHHGRGKLRTLADDAGVLQAFKCFDSGGKFIDDLSRATKIGTVYGVDWVDVPDRDAKTTSVRKQFAAGEVTRARKLEGMWWGDGGTYIVSSFARTESPVQHDGAVWFYDPKRRTLTLKVLIGVNPDPSVDGAFDGPDNITVSPYGGLVIAEDGEGVQHLFGATDSGRTYPIARNELNIGTQEKPEYSEFTGVTFSPDGKTLYANIQTPGIMLAITGPWKRQKRG
- a CDS encoding endonuclease/exonuclease/phosphatase family protein, producing the protein MPSKSSARLAALTVAAVCSMASTVVLTSPAHADGVRIHDIQGTTRVSPYAGQKVADVPGIVTGVRTYGSSKGFWFQDATPDDNPATSEGVFVFTSSTPKVAVGDSVTVSGTVSEYVPGGASTGNQSLTEITKPTVTVVSSGNAVPAATVISDRSVPSRYTPAGDTAASNSVNALTLQPKKYALDYYESLEGMNVQVSNARVVTATDPYAELWVTVKPHENATKRGGTVYGSYDSQNGGRLQIQSLGATADFPVVNVGDKLTGTTDGPLDFNQYGGYTLVANEIGAVKSAGLKRETTKKQSKSQLAVATYNVENLDPSDGTFAAHASAIVNNLQSPDIVSLEEIQDNNGATDDGTVDASVTVNKLIDAIVAAGGPKYDWRSINPVNDQDGGEPGGNIRQVFLFNPERVSFTDRAGGDSTTAVGVTKVHGKAQLTASPGRIDPANAAWSASRKPLAGEFVFKGKTVFVIANHLISKGGDQPLTAQYQPVTRSSETQRHAQATAVNAFVKEILAAQKDADVIALGDMNDFEFSDTAKILEGKGELYSAIKSLPKNERYTYDYQGNEQVLDQILISPSVRKDCFEYDSVHINSEFNDQISDHDPQVLRFQP
- a CDS encoding SRPBCC domain-containing protein, yielding MSKEFEIVYEFEVDATPEEVWAAVTDGTGGWLWPMEYDGENRVGPFGSTLTNFDPPHRLTARTEDVGFPTQSLNQIDETIEPRDGGRRAWVRYVHSGIFTDDWDNQYDGASKHNAFYLHTLREYVTHFAGRAVAFATLNGPDASIAPDALEVAARALGLADDTAEGARVRARGPEGQLLDAVLDFRDPYFIGLRTDSALIRFFGRNQWGAPVGVSVHDFAPGADAKANELAWQNWLDGVFA
- a CDS encoding winged helix-turn-helix domain-containing protein encodes the protein MLDVTVIEDPEAAAVSLDPIRARLLAELAAGPASATMLAGKVGLPRQKVNYHLKALERHGLVELDGERRKGNVTERVMRATAASYVISPLALAAVQPDPDRFRDQLSARWLLALGARLVRDVGSLITGATKAHKRLATYALDGEVRFASAADRAAFIQELTAGVSALIRKYDAGEAEEGRDHRIVVAVHPTVKEQPHPVPELDQ
- a CDS encoding antibiotic biosynthesis monooxygenase, with the translated sequence MTATRRTDSHPDLADPRVGAPFFSTWRVGTPLRQRQSVEAIAAAWERRPWPADDLLGYHVYTGHDASTLLHYSQWTSEPAYETFVKTHRQERVDEIDTAVPRIERLGLGRYRHYRSGGPADRGGRIPGCVVIVDIEFEGPDPDRQHAWVDAVFEALANEPAPHPGGISAHFHPSTDGTRVLNYAEWDSAQSHLDALAAPGDGIGSATAPWQRVQTWPGLKSTTVSRYDHALGLVPG
- the dapA gene encoding 4-hydroxy-tetrahydrodipicolinate synthase, whose product is MTNAATSVPPPFGRALCAMVTPFTEAGELDLPGAQLLAERLVSQGCDGLVLSGTTGESPTTTDGEKAALITAVREAVGDRVPLVSGIGTFDTRHTVELALQAEKAGADGVLVVSPYYSRPPQDALEAHFREVADASGLPLVLYDIPGRTGTRIEPETMIRLAEHPRIVAVKDCSYDFLGAQKVLDRTELAYYAGCDEHILALYAVGGAGYVSTVANVVPAQLRAILDAFEAGDTPVSARLQQRATPLIELMMAAGLPGTVTVKALLNSLGLPGGPVRAPLRPAGRDAADGLRAAYEEFVAV
- a CDS encoding WD40 repeat domain-containing protein, which produces MNVDDLLRDALREQAAEQPPAGPGFADWVLAVRRRRRTRQLVAAVVATVAVVAVAVGVPRLYSGKSDVRPSGVVDRGNTSAHPGQSPPSELIAAGRTALAAYYIPTKVTVSARESVSERTYWLFDRKTGTYVKAPKWSVVTVAPGMKTAAVLERTLPASRIGLLDLATGEVKRWIQVSHKVGGLSFSDDGQKLVATTYTHNPDAEFHPADPNVGEPDVPSSRTGFYVLDVASGKGSWAGVTVGGQRADGLTTLVNYRQDFALTRDGRYVWAGLPSDEVNKLFYDFTGAEVPAPQDGSKYLVWFVDAGLSPDGKHVAGDFAGHMWSTSSYVTDSATGEQSEVRGQQLLAWADDKSLIAWDIGKGDSGAGKSEFHARLVLVTLGSDKEVPLSGFLGGSTDVSAGRWKPVFAQR
- a CDS encoding SigE family RNA polymerase sigma factor — protein: MDAEGLEGFRDFVDNRSSALLRTAVLLSGGDRYAGEDLLQTALAKAAGRWERIDEPEAYVRQILYRQQVSRWRLKWRRRELTVAEPPETGADTDASSAAELRVVMREALSRLTARQRTVLVLRYFEDLPEADVARLLGCSVGTVRSTTHRSLARLRVLAPELAALGPADAELGSSRDHSPVEVRP